The following are from one region of the Noviherbaspirillum sedimenti genome:
- a CDS encoding sigma-E factor negative regulatory protein: MNTKERTQEQISALADDELSDSQLEVALAALRDPAARADWELYHQIGDVLRSDDMAFSLSDGFAARVAARLEAEPAILAPILAPIVANAPQVAAGDTSILVGRLKRFAMPGMAAAAVATAVFVTAPQMLVAKKDGAADAAVVVVATNPAMTPAVAAAPAVIAAPAGVEATMAVLEQQPAEVLRDPRIDEYLMAHQRFSPSVYSSAQYARSATFANDTGK; the protein is encoded by the coding sequence ATGAATACGAAAGAAAGAACGCAGGAACAAATCTCGGCGCTGGCCGACGATGAACTCAGTGACAGTCAGCTCGAGGTCGCGCTGGCTGCGTTGCGCGACCCCGCAGCGCGCGCCGACTGGGAACTCTATCACCAGATCGGTGACGTCCTGCGTTCGGATGACATGGCCTTCTCGCTGAGCGACGGGTTTGCCGCCCGTGTGGCGGCGCGCCTGGAGGCGGAGCCGGCGATTTTGGCCCCGATTCTGGCCCCGATTGTCGCCAATGCACCGCAGGTCGCCGCCGGTGACACTTCCATCCTGGTTGGCCGCCTCAAGCGCTTCGCCATGCCGGGCATGGCGGCGGCGGCTGTGGCCACCGCCGTGTTCGTCACCGCGCCGCAAATGCTGGTGGCGAAAAAGGATGGCGCAGCCGATGCTGCGGTGGTGGTGGTCGCCACCAATCCGGCCATGACGCCCGCCGTTGCTGCGGCACCCGCCGTCATTGCCGCGCCAGCCGGTGTTGAAGCGACGATGGCCGTGCTCGAACAGCAACCGGCTGAGGTGCTGCGCGATCCCCGTATCGACGAATACCTGATGGCGCATCAGCGATTTTCTCCTTCGGTTTACAGTTCAGCGCAATATGCGCGTTCGGCGACTTTTGCAAACGACACGGGTAAATGA
- a CDS encoding MucB/RseB C-terminal domain-containing protein translates to MIFMRQTPGLSKFFAFVLSSFIAFSVQAQAADSPVDKREAQAWLKNIQAAAVRLSYSGTFVYQQGEQFRTSRITHVKIGKNEYEKLEVLDGKPREYIRTNDEIICYVPDSKTLLVEKRVTPEVFPALPNANPARLGDHYRLSKGGTGRVAGYPTQAILLTPRDNLRYGYRLWAEQKSGLLLRAQTLNEKGEIVEQISFTQIEIGKIDRKRTRSSISNTQGWHIERAAMETATLSGWSVQAMPPGFRKIREVKRLVTNGAGSARPGHAAQSREMAQLVYSDGLAAISIFIEPAGASRAEGTMQQGAMNIAGKRHGDFWLTIVGEVPAVAVKQVANSIEFKTR, encoded by the coding sequence ATGATCTTTATGCGGCAAACCCCGGGTTTATCAAAGTTTTTCGCCTTTGTCCTTTCTTCCTTCATCGCATTTTCAGTCCAGGCGCAAGCTGCCGATAGCCCGGTGGACAAGCGCGAGGCGCAAGCCTGGCTGAAAAATATCCAGGCCGCCGCCGTCCGCCTCAGTTATTCCGGCACCTTCGTCTATCAGCAGGGCGAACAGTTCAGGACTTCCCGCATCACGCACGTGAAAATCGGCAAGAATGAATATGAAAAGCTGGAAGTCCTCGATGGCAAGCCGCGCGAGTACATCCGCACCAATGACGAAATCATTTGCTACGTGCCCGACAGCAAAACCCTGCTGGTTGAAAAGCGGGTGACGCCCGAGGTGTTCCCGGCCTTGCCGAATGCCAATCCCGCCAGGCTGGGTGACCATTACCGTTTGAGCAAGGGCGGCACGGGCAGGGTGGCCGGCTACCCGACCCAGGCGATCCTGCTGACGCCCCGCGACAACTTGCGCTATGGCTACAGGCTGTGGGCCGAGCAAAAGAGCGGCTTGCTGCTGCGCGCCCAGACGCTCAATGAGAAAGGCGAGATCGTTGAACAGATTTCCTTCACTCAAATCGAGATTGGCAAGATCGACCGCAAGCGCACTCGCAGCAGCATCAGCAATACCCAAGGCTGGCATATCGAACGTGCTGCCATGGAAACGGCTACTTTGTCCGGTTGGAGCGTCCAGGCGATGCCGCCGGGCTTTCGCAAGATTCGCGAAGTCAAACGGCTGGTGACGAATGGTGCGGGCTCGGCGCGCCCGGGTCACGCCGCACAGTCGCGCGAGATGGCGCAATTGGTGTATTCGGATGGGTTGGCGGCAATTTCCATTTTCATCGAGCCGGCTGGCGCCAGTCGTGCCGAAGGGACTATGCAGCAGGGCGCGATGAATATTGCCGGCAAGCGCCATGGCGATTTTTGGCTTACCATAGTGGGTGAAGTGCCTGCTGTTGCTGTCAAGCAGGTTGCCAATTCAATCGAATTCAAGACTAGATAA
- the rpoE gene encoding RNA polymerase sigma factor RpoE, translating to MTTERDIDQLLVERVQRGDKRAFELLVVKYQRKLMRLVSRLVRDQAEAEDVVQEAFIKAYRALPQFRGDSAFYTWLYRIGINTAKNYLVTQGRRAPTSTDADAEEAETFDDGEHLRDINTPESMLATKQIAETVNVAMNALPEELRMAITLREIEGLSYDEIAEAMGCPIGTVRSRIFRAREAIAEKLRPLLGTAIDKRW from the coding sequence TTGACGACAGAACGCGATATTGACCAACTGTTAGTCGAGCGCGTCCAGCGAGGTGACAAGAGGGCGTTCGAGCTACTGGTGGTCAAATACCAAAGAAAGCTGATGCGGCTGGTGTCGCGGCTCGTGCGTGACCAGGCGGAAGCGGAAGACGTGGTGCAGGAAGCCTTCATCAAGGCTTACCGCGCCTTGCCTCAGTTCCGCGGCGACTCGGCGTTTTATACCTGGCTCTATCGCATCGGTATCAACACGGCGAAAAACTACCTGGTGACCCAAGGCCGGCGGGCACCGACCTCGACCGATGCCGATGCTGAAGAGGCGGAAACTTTTGATGACGGGGAGCACCTAAGAGATATCAATACGCCCGAATCGATGCTGGCTACCAAGCAAATCGCGGAAACGGTGAACGTCGCCATGAATGCCTTGCCGGAAGAGTTGCGCATGGCGATCACGCTGCGTGAAATCGAGGGTTTGAGTTACGACGAAATCGCCGAAGCGATGGGATGTCCGATTGGCACGGTACGCAGCCGTATTTTTCGGGCGCGGGAAGCCATCGCGGAAAAGCTGAGGCCCTTGCTCGGCACCGCTATTGACAAGCGGTGGTAA